In Chryseobacterium geocarposphaerae, the following are encoded in one genomic region:
- a CDS encoding nicotinate-nucleotide adenylyltransferase, whose protein sequence is MYQKLTPKQKALTINLDPTIYGTFAEIGAGQETVRHFFRAGGASGTIAKAMSAYDKDFSDAIYGKEVKNRYVTQNRLRKMLRYEVALIEERISRENNPNRKFFSYANTVTTINFDKTVKGHGWVGIRFQVKENEDYNEIVIHVKFKENDATLQQETLGNLGVNLIFGAFNYYDNPRTLVESLYDDVAKDNLEIDMIDFNGPAFAYVDNRLMSLQLVKNGMTDAVIFNSQGNNMLPADILYKKNIFAVRGSFRPVTKVNIDMLQNGLSMFMKDAACTHDETEVLIEITISNLRADGDIDERDFLDRVDVLGKLGYTVIVSNFSEYYRLIDYFASYTNGNIGVAMGVNNLLMVFDEKYYKDLSGGILEAFGKFFRNGMRVYLYPYKDPETHELLDSETLKVGENLKELYKYFKLNERIVDITNYNPEFLEIYSRDILKKIGCNIKGWETQVPEGVAEMIKERGMFGFKEDFSLKQFS, encoded by the coding sequence ATGTATCAGAAATTAACTCCTAAACAAAAAGCATTAACAATTAATCTAGATCCTACTATTTATGGTACTTTCGCGGAAATTGGAGCAGGGCAGGAGACTGTTCGACACTTTTTTAGAGCAGGAGGAGCTTCGGGTACAATCGCTAAGGCAATGTCTGCTTATGACAAAGATTTTAGTGATGCAATCTATGGAAAAGAGGTAAAAAACAGATATGTTACCCAAAACAGGCTTCGAAAAATGTTACGCTATGAAGTGGCATTGATTGAAGAAAGGATTTCCAGAGAAAACAACCCCAACAGAAAGTTCTTTTCTTACGCCAATACGGTAACTACAATTAATTTTGATAAAACTGTTAAAGGTCACGGTTGGGTAGGAATCCGTTTTCAGGTAAAAGAAAATGAAGATTATAACGAAATCGTAATTCACGTAAAGTTTAAAGAAAATGATGCCACTTTACAGCAGGAAACTTTAGGAAATCTTGGAGTAAACCTTATTTTCGGAGCTTTCAATTATTATGACAATCCAAGGACTTTGGTAGAATCTCTGTATGATGATGTAGCCAAAGACAACCTTGAAATTGATATGATCGATTTTAACGGGCCGGCTTTTGCTTATGTTGACAACAGATTGATGTCTCTGCAGCTAGTGAAAAACGGAATGACAGATGCCGTGATCTTCAATTCACAGGGGAATAACATGCTTCCTGCAGACATTTTATACAAGAAGAATATTTTTGCAGTAAGAGGAAGTTTCAGGCCTGTAACCAAGGTGAATATTGATATGCTTCAGAATGGATTGAGCATGTTCATGAAAGATGCTGCATGTACTCATGATGAAACGGAAGTCTTAATAGAAATTACTATTTCAAACCTTCGTGCAGACGGAGATATAGATGAAAGAGATTTCTTGGACAGAGTAGATGTTCTTGGGAAACTTGGATATACTGTAATTGTCTCAAACTTCTCGGAATATTATCGTCTGATTGATTATTTTGCTTCTTACACCAATGGGAATATCGGAGTTGCAATGGGAGTGAATAACCTATTGATGGTATTTGATGAGAAGTATTATAAAGATTTGTCAGGAGGTATTCTTGAAGCCTTCGGAAAATTCTTCAGAAACGGAATGAGAGTGTATCTGTATCCTTATAAAGATCCGGAGACGCACGAGCTTTTGGACTCTGAAACCCTTAAAGTAGGAGAGAATCTGAAAGAATTGTATAAATATTTCAAACTCAATGAACGTATTGTAGATATTACCAACTACAACCCTGAGTTTTTGGAGATTTATTCAAGAGATATTTTGAAAAAAATTGGATGTAATATCAAAGGCTGGGAAACCCAGGTTCCGGAAGGTGTTGCAGAAATGATTAAAGAACGAGGAATGTTTGGATTTAAAGAAGATTTTTCTTTAAAACAATTCTCTTAA
- a CDS encoding helix-turn-helix domain-containing protein encodes MIERFEMLLNNYYGDEESTQKGIPSVSYFSAHLNVSYGYLGDLLRNMTGMNTQQHIHAKLIEVAKQKLSTSELTAAEIAYELGFEYPQSFNKLFKNKTGLTPLQFREQLN; translated from the coding sequence TTGATAGAGCGGTTTGAAATGCTGCTCAACAATTACTATGGAGATGAGGAATCAACACAGAAAGGTATTCCATCAGTTAGCTATTTTTCGGCCCATTTGAATGTATCATATGGTTATTTGGGTGATCTTCTAAGAAATATGACCGGGATGAATACGCAGCAGCACATCCATGCTAAACTGATCGAAGTTGCTAAACAAAAGCTGTCGACATCGGAACTTACTGCTGCCGAAATTGCCTATGAGCTGGGGTTTGAGTATCCGCAATCATTTAATAAACTTTTCAAAAATAAAACCGGGTTGACACCACTGCAGTTTAGGGAACAGCTTAATTAG
- a CDS encoding MBL fold metallo-hydrolase: protein MKLKFLGTGTSQGVPVIGCTCEVCTSENPKDSRLRSSVMVTTDENKKILIDCGPDFRQQMLSNHETHVDITLLTHEHNDHVIGLDDMRPLIFKSGKNIPLYCYQRVGNEVKNRFPYAFADVRYPGAPAFDLHDIENKPFHVLDIEITPVEVIHFKITVFGYKFKNLAYITDAGFISDTEKEKLKNLDVLILNCIRKFDPHPAHFILPDVIKLFEELKPKKLFLTHISHHLGLHDIEDKQLPPGMHLAYDGLEINF from the coding sequence ATGAAGTTGAAATTTTTAGGAACGGGAACTTCCCAAGGCGTACCCGTTATTGGCTGCACTTGCGAAGTGTGTACTTCAGAAAACCCCAAAGACAGTCGACTCCGTTCTTCTGTAATGGTAACTACAGACGAAAACAAAAAAATACTTATCGATTGCGGTCCCGATTTCAGACAGCAAATGCTTTCAAACCACGAGACACACGTTGACATCACCTTACTTACCCACGAACATAACGACCATGTAATCGGGCTTGATGATATGCGTCCGCTGATTTTTAAAAGCGGAAAAAATATTCCCCTTTATTGTTATCAAAGAGTAGGAAATGAAGTTAAAAACCGATTTCCTTACGCTTTTGCAGATGTTAGATATCCCGGAGCTCCTGCGTTTGACCTTCATGATATTGAAAACAAACCTTTCCATGTTTTAGATATAGAAATTACTCCGGTTGAAGTGATCCACTTTAAAATTACCGTTTTCGGATATAAATTTAAAAACCTTGCCTACATCACTGATGCAGGTTTTATTTCAGATACTGAAAAAGAAAAATTAAAGAATCTTGATGTCTTAATTTTAAACTGTATCAGAAAGTTTGATCCTCATCCTGCCCACTTTATTCTTCCGGACGTTATAAAACTATTTGAAGAGCTGAAACCTAAAAAATTATTTTTAACTCACATCAGTCATCATTTGGGCTTGCATGATATTGAAGACAAGCAACTTCCGCCCGGAATGCACCTTGCCTACGATGGTTTGGAGATTAATTTCTGA
- a CDS encoding SDR family oxidoreductase produces the protein MNKTVLITGTSSGFGAATANYFAAKGWNVIATMRDTSKDGNLDKSENIFVTPLDVQDKDSIDKAIAEGINHFGNIDVVVNNAGYGLFGIFEGASREAVQTQFDVNVFGAMDVTRAVLPHFRSKKSGTIINVSSGAGAIGFPMASIYSSSKFALEGWTEGLRYELASLGIAAKIVEPGGAPQTGFMSRMGDEGLGLQLIEDYLPFLEQIGKVYGGMAGAADADAVEKVVQAIYEAATDGTDRLRYSPTNDIKPILDARRNTSEEEYQAFTNNIFLSK, from the coding sequence ATGAACAAAACAGTATTGATCACTGGAACATCATCCGGCTTTGGAGCCGCAACTGCAAATTATTTCGCTGCTAAAGGCTGGAACGTTATCGCGACTATGAGAGATACCAGCAAAGATGGAAATCTCGACAAGTCAGAAAATATCTTTGTTACTCCATTAGATGTTCAGGATAAGGATTCTATTGATAAAGCAATCGCTGAGGGAATAAACCACTTCGGAAATATTGATGTGGTTGTAAATAATGCGGGATATGGTCTTTTCGGAATTTTCGAAGGCGCATCCCGAGAAGCCGTTCAAACCCAATTTGACGTGAATGTATTTGGAGCTATGGATGTAACAAGAGCCGTTTTGCCTCATTTTCGTTCCAAAAAATCAGGTACGATTATCAATGTCAGCTCTGGTGCCGGTGCCATCGGTTTTCCTATGGCTTCGATTTATAGCTCATCCAAATTTGCTTTGGAGGGATGGACTGAAGGATTACGATATGAACTGGCATCGTTAGGTATTGCTGCAAAAATCGTTGAACCGGGGGGAGCACCACAGACCGGCTTTATGAGCCGTATGGGTGATGAAGGTTTAGGCCTACAATTGATCGAAGATTATCTTCCTTTTTTAGAGCAAATTGGCAAAGTTTATGGTGGAATGGCGGGAGCAGCAGATGCTGACGCGGTAGAAAAAGTGGTACAAGCCATTTACGAAGCAGCTACTGACGGAACTGACCGCTTGCGCTATTCTCCGACTAACGACATCAAGCCTATTCTGGATGCTCGAAGAAATACCTCTGAAGAAGAATACCAGGCGTTTACAAACAACATTTTCCTATCCAAATAA
- the mgtE gene encoding magnesium transporter, translating to MNSRDELIFNPADIAETLSGLPADERLLAFLKVPKEYKADVFSHLDPDFQEETIRSIGSDEVSEILNAMTPDDRTALFEDFPDELIKYSINHLNPQERRIALKLLGYNSDSIARLMTPYYIQIRKEWTVKKCLQQIKKVGKKVETMNHLYVVDERNRLIDDIALGSLLLAEEDTLISEITDNHFVAITTTTSKEDAVPYFEKYDRAALPIITEAGVLVGIVTIDDILDQIEQQNTEDIQKFGGLEALDVPYTQTSLIEMVKKRGMWLIILFFSEMLTASAMGYFEDEIQKAVVLALFVPLIISSGGNSGSQAATLIIRAMALQEIGLKDWWYVMKKEIFTGLFLGSILGAIGFLRIMIWHEAGFFNYGTYWPFVGLSVGVSLIMIVLWGTLSGSMVPFILKKLKLDPATSSAPFVATLVDVTGLIIYFSVAGLFLTGKLL from the coding sequence TTCCAGAGACGAACTTATCTTTAACCCTGCCGATATTGCCGAAACTCTTAGTGGACTTCCCGCTGATGAGAGGCTTTTAGCATTTTTAAAGGTTCCGAAAGAATACAAAGCTGACGTTTTTTCGCATCTTGATCCTGACTTCCAGGAAGAGACCATCAGAAGTATCGGAAGTGATGAAGTTTCCGAGATCCTGAATGCTATGACGCCGGATGACAGGACTGCCTTATTTGAGGACTTTCCGGATGAACTGATCAAATATTCCATCAACCACCTTAATCCGCAGGAAAGAAGAATTGCCCTGAAACTTTTGGGCTATAATTCTGATTCTATTGCCCGTTTGATGACTCCTTATTACATCCAGATCCGCAAGGAATGGACCGTAAAAAAATGCCTGCAGCAAATAAAAAAAGTGGGCAAAAAGGTGGAAACCATGAACCATTTATATGTAGTAGATGAAAGAAACCGCCTGATTGATGATATTGCATTAGGAAGTTTATTATTGGCGGAAGAAGATACTTTAATATCTGAGATTACCGACAATCACTTTGTTGCGATCACCACTACTACTTCAAAAGAAGATGCTGTGCCGTATTTTGAAAAGTATGACCGGGCAGCACTTCCGATCATTACAGAAGCCGGAGTTCTGGTAGGAATTGTTACTATTGACGACATCCTTGATCAAATTGAGCAGCAAAACACCGAAGATATTCAGAAGTTCGGGGGACTTGAAGCCCTGGATGTTCCTTATACCCAAACCTCTTTGATCGAAATGGTAAAAAAGAGAGGAATGTGGCTGATCATTTTATTCTTTTCTGAAATGCTGACCGCTTCAGCTATGGGTTATTTTGAAGATGAAATTCAGAAAGCTGTTGTTCTGGCTTTATTTGTCCCGTTAATTATTTCGAGTGGAGGAAATTCCGGTTCTCAGGCTGCAACACTGATCATCAGAGCGATGGCTCTTCAGGAAATTGGCTTAAAGGATTGGTGGTATGTCATGAAAAAAGAAATCTTCACCGGTTTATTCCTGGGAAGTATCTTGGGAGCCATCGGCTTCTTACGGATCATGATCTGGCATGAAGCAGGATTCTTCAATTATGGAACGTACTGGCCTTTTGTAGGACTCAGTGTCGGAGTTTCTTTAATTATGATCGTACTTTGGGGTACTCTTTCAGGATCTATGGTTCCCTTTATTCTAAAAAAATTAAAACTGGATCCTGCAACCTCTTCTGCTCCGTTTGTAGCAACACTGGTAGATGTAACAGGACTTATCATTTATTTTTCTGTGGCTGGACTTTTCTTAACCGGTAAACTTTTGTAA
- a CDS encoding SDR family NAD(P)-dependent oxidoreductase → MKTIFITGASSGLGKATAKLLASKGWNVIATMRHPEKETELNHIKNIHILPLDVTDLSSIEKVVAAAVQIGPVDVVFNNAGYGLTGPLEGYKDEQVTRQFNTNVFGSYPGNRSFSSSFKGKTKWLNYQHNFYRRIGRISFFFHLPCYEMGC, encoded by the coding sequence ATGAAAACGATATTTATAACAGGGGCTTCCTCTGGTTTGGGAAAGGCAACAGCAAAATTACTGGCATCAAAAGGATGGAATGTAATTGCAACAATGAGGCATCCCGAAAAAGAAACTGAACTGAATCACATCAAAAACATCCATATTCTTCCTTTGGATGTAACAGATCTTTCATCCATTGAAAAGGTCGTTGCGGCGGCTGTTCAGATTGGGCCTGTAGATGTGGTGTTCAACAATGCAGGGTACGGTCTGACTGGTCCGTTAGAAGGGTATAAAGATGAACAAGTCACCCGACAGTTCAATACCAATGTTTTTGGGAGTTATCCGGGTAACAGAAGCTTTTCTTCCTCATTTAAAGGAAAAACGAAGTGGCTTAATTATCAACACAACTTCTATAGGCGGATTGGTCGCATTTCCTTTTTCTTCCATTTACCATGCTACGAAATGGGCTGTTGA
- a CDS encoding SDR family NAD(P)-dependent oxidoreductase produces the protein MINTTSIGGLVAFPFSSIYHATKWAVEGWSESLSFELAAHDIQVKTISPGGIATDFMGRSLDLGKHEAYAEQFDKFLASFENSESPLQFSTPESIASVVYEAITDGKDRLRYLAGNDAISTYQHRLNIGAEEFRKQIAKGLAG, from the coding sequence ATTATCAACACAACTTCTATAGGCGGATTGGTCGCATTTCCTTTTTCTTCCATTTACCATGCTACGAAATGGGCTGTTGAAGGGTGGAGCGAAAGCCTATCTTTCGAGCTTGCTGCACATGATATCCAGGTAAAGACCATCTCACCCGGCGGAATTGCTACCGATTTTATGGGCAGGTCACTGGATCTTGGCAAGCATGAAGCTTATGCAGAACAGTTTGACAAGTTCCTGGCAAGCTTTGAAAACAGTGAAAGCCCGCTTCAATTTTCAACTCCTGAATCTATTGCCTCTGTCGTTTACGAAGCCATAACGGATGGTAAAGACCGGCTCCGTTACCTGGCGGGCAATGATGCCATATCGACGTATCAGCACAGGTTAAACATCGGGGCTGAAGAATTCAGAAAACAGATTGCAAAAGGATTGGCGGGTTAA
- a CDS encoding GAF domain-containing protein: protein MSELKKRLSSILESPKHNTEEKLEKVCHLLDQEISYFNWTGFYFKNGDKDELKLGPYVGAPTDHTIIPYGKGICGQVAVSNETFVVPDVNEESNYLSCSIDTKAEIVVPIFKDGKNIGQIDIDSHTIDPFTAEDRELLEWLCNEVSKIL from the coding sequence ATGTCAGAATTAAAGAAAAGACTTTCCTCTATTCTGGAAAGTCCTAAACATAATACGGAGGAGAAGCTTGAAAAAGTTTGCCACCTTTTGGATCAGGAAATTTCTTATTTCAACTGGACGGGTTTTTATTTTAAAAATGGGGATAAAGACGAGCTGAAATTAGGTCCTTATGTTGGAGCACCTACAGATCATACCATTATTCCTTACGGAAAAGGGATTTGTGGGCAAGTTGCTGTTTCCAATGAAACTTTTGTTGTTCCGGACGTGAATGAAGAAAGCAACTATTTAAGCTGCTCAATTGATACTAAAGCTGAAATTGTAGTTCCTATATTCAAAGACGGTAAGAACATTGGTCAAATCGATATTGATTCGCATACCATTGATCCGTTTACAGCTGAAGACAGAGAATTGTTGGAATGGCTTTGCAATGAAGTTTCAAAGATTCTGTAA
- a CDS encoding SDR family oxidoreductase, which translates to MKTLENKRVIVLGGSSGLGLATAQAAAADGAEVIIVSSNQQRIDQALATLPENSKGFAVSLDREENIKSFFSSIGNFDHLVYTAGENISMSMVDDTDIEKGKDFFTIRFWGAFAAIKYGKQYINEGGSINLMSGNFGQRPAAGYSLGATICGAMDAFTKAMAVELAPIRVNNIAAGIIDTNLWGNMNDSDREAFFKHLENTLLLKRVGKPEDIAQAFVYLMKQTYTTGQSLIIDGGAVLV; encoded by the coding sequence ATGAAAACATTAGAAAACAAAAGGGTAATTGTTCTTGGCGGCAGTTCAGGGCTTGGACTGGCAACAGCTCAGGCAGCAGCGGCGGATGGTGCAGAAGTGATCATCGTATCAAGCAATCAGCAGCGTATTGATCAAGCACTGGCAACCCTGCCGGAAAACAGTAAAGGCTTTGCCGTGAGCCTGGACAGGGAAGAAAATATAAAATCATTTTTCAGCAGTATAGGCAACTTTGATCACCTGGTTTATACTGCCGGCGAAAATATTTCCATGAGCATGGTTGATGATACCGATATAGAAAAAGGAAAGGATTTTTTCACCATTCGGTTTTGGGGTGCGTTTGCCGCGATTAAATATGGTAAACAATATATCAACGAAGGCGGAAGTATTAACTTAATGAGTGGCAATTTTGGTCAACGCCCTGCTGCCGGGTATAGTTTAGGTGCTACGATTTGTGGTGCTATGGACGCCTTTACCAAAGCGATGGCGGTAGAACTGGCTCCAATACGGGTAAACAATATTGCCGCCGGAATTATTGATACCAATCTTTGGGGCAATATGAACGACAGCGACCGCGAAGCTTTTTTCAAACATCTGGAAAATACCCTGCTGTTAAAACGAGTGGGTAAACCAGAAGACATTGCACAGGCATTTGTTTATTTAATGAAACAAACCTATACCACGGGTCAGTCATTGATTATCGATGGGGGTGCTGTATTGGTTTAA
- a CDS encoding serine hydrolase domain-containing protein, with protein MNIIKNLKVIFLIILATSHSYSYAQDIQQKIKNIVDSTYAADPKAVGFALYVEAPDQYLSFNYAVGYSDREKKQKLTADQPILIASTTKPYVAASILRLVEKGRLDINQPLKKYLTPKSDKVLSAAGYNTNNITLKHLLSHTSGIRDYVDEGYFKFIGEHPQHAWTRDEQIARAAGLGKPLSNPGEGFHYADINFVLLTEVIESVTHQPYYKTMRKLLGYKKRGLKVTRFAKFENVSQNTAPQAHQYWDQFGWDTCNLDPSWDLYGGGGIVTNVKEMAVFFQKLFSGRIIKNRNVLAQMTTDVPPNLEINYCLGIRKIKYAGLLGYNHGGGLGTDAVYIPQLNASIAVVALEAGHRPVAVEISKKIAGLLNSN; from the coding sequence ATGAACATCATTAAAAACCTTAAGGTCATATTTCTGATCATCCTTGCAACTTCACATTCGTATTCGTACGCACAAGATATACAGCAAAAAATAAAGAATATTGTTGATTCCACTTACGCTGCCGATCCAAAAGCTGTAGGTTTTGCATTATATGTGGAAGCTCCGGATCAATATCTTTCCTTTAACTATGCGGTTGGATATTCAGATAGGGAAAAAAAGCAAAAGCTGACAGCAGATCAACCCATACTGATTGCCAGTACCACCAAGCCCTATGTGGCGGCATCCATATTGCGATTGGTTGAAAAAGGAAGATTGGATATCAACCAACCGCTAAAAAAATATCTTACTCCAAAATCTGATAAGGTATTATCAGCTGCCGGTTATAATACGAACAACATTACCTTAAAACATCTTTTATCCCATACATCAGGTATAAGAGACTATGTGGATGAAGGATATTTTAAATTTATCGGAGAACATCCGCAACATGCATGGACACGTGATGAGCAGATTGCAAGAGCAGCTGGACTAGGTAAACCACTGTCAAATCCTGGCGAAGGTTTTCACTATGCCGATATCAACTTTGTATTATTGACAGAAGTTATAGAGAGCGTGACACACCAGCCGTATTATAAAACGATGAGAAAACTGCTGGGCTACAAAAAACGAGGTCTGAAAGTGACCCGATTTGCAAAGTTTGAAAATGTATCTCAAAATACAGCTCCACAGGCGCATCAGTATTGGGATCAATTTGGATGGGATACATGCAATCTGGATCCATCGTGGGATTTGTATGGCGGCGGTGGAATTGTAACCAATGTAAAGGAAATGGCTGTTTTCTTTCAGAAACTTTTTAGTGGTAGGATTATTAAAAACAGAAATGTTCTCGCTCAGATGACAACTGATGTACCGCCAAATTTGGAAATCAACTATTGTCTTGGTATTCGTAAAATTAAGTATGCAGGCCTTTTAGGTTACAATCATGGAGGCGGATTAGGAACAGATGCCGTTTATATCCCTCAGTTAAACGCTTCCATAGCAGTTGTGGCCCTGGAAGCAGGTCATCGTCCTGTAGCAGTTGAAATCAGCAAGAAAATAGCAGGTTTACTTAACAGCAATTAA
- a CDS encoding ABC transporter substrate-binding protein: MKVVSLVPSITEALFDLGLTENEVVGRTKFCIHPGEKVKNVAVIGGTKNINMDKIKALQPDLILANKEENVKEQVEALMDDFKVIVTNIETIEDNYYLLKNLGKTFHKEDKAQLFNLKIYEVLDQAKTNSNIKVAYLIWKNPYMTIGSDTFIHKILTEIGFENIFKDRIRYPEIQTKDLAEAEIIMLSSEPFPFKEKHIEEFRELYPDKKIMIVDGEAFSWYGTHIAKCENYFKELLQEIDAFQNS, translated from the coding sequence ATGAAAGTTGTTTCTCTTGTTCCCTCTATTACTGAGGCGTTATTTGATTTGGGTTTAACTGAAAACGAAGTTGTAGGAAGAACAAAATTCTGTATTCATCCTGGAGAAAAAGTAAAAAATGTAGCTGTTATCGGCGGGACAAAAAACATTAATATGGATAAAATCAAAGCTCTGCAGCCCGATTTAATTCTTGCCAACAAAGAAGAGAATGTAAAAGAGCAGGTAGAAGCTTTGATGGATGATTTTAAAGTTATTGTTACCAATATAGAAACTATTGAAGACAATTATTATTTGCTTAAAAACCTGGGTAAGACTTTTCATAAAGAAGATAAAGCGCAACTTTTTAATCTTAAAATTTATGAGGTTTTAGATCAGGCGAAAACTAATTCCAATATAAAAGTCGCTTATCTTATCTGGAAAAATCCTTATATGACGATAGGTTCAGATACCTTCATCCATAAAATTCTGACTGAAATCGGATTTGAAAATATTTTTAAGGACAGAATCCGTTACCCGGAAATTCAGACCAAAGATTTAGCAGAAGCTGAAATTATTATGCTTTCTTCCGAACCCTTTCCTTTTAAAGAAAAACATATTGAAGAGTTTAGAGAACTTTACCCTGACAAAAAGATTATGATTGTAGATGGGGAAGCTTTTTCGTGGTACGGAACCCATATTGCAAAATGCGAAAACTATTTTAAAGAATTGCTTCAGGAAATTGATGCATTTCAAAATTCTTAA